aactatttaaggtGACTCAttaaaaattggatttttttttaagtatatcattcaatgcaaaatttatcattcttctagaaaataaattttccataaaataCTTACTActattagtttaatttttcataggtaagtttaattttctatgattaaaatttctttttagcggaaaatttttaaataatattgaaaaaattttattaaaaaattatgtatttttattttaaaatatgaaataaatatctcAATAAAGTCTGTATATTGTACAATATATGCAACTGAATAAAACGGCTTTTGATTTGTCATGTATTGTAGAGTGTGCTGTACATCTTGATTCAAGTTTTAGTAGCTattaatatctcaaaaattttttatcagattATTAATAATGTCCAGTAAACAGAGTttggaaagaaagaaaaaatctaAGTTTAAAGGAAACCGGTTTGTCAAATCAAGTAAGGTGAcagaaactttaaaatcttcttcactttgttatcaaaaaatatcaaaaacttcgAATGAGACTTCTGAAGTAGatgatcataatttttttttgttcgtaaattttaaaattcttaaagatCTAATAAGTAGTTTAACATGCTCTGTGTGTAATGCACAAAAGCTGAGTTTATCCAATAAACTTGATTTAAGAATGGGTATTGCaaacaaactcttttttttgtgattggagcaataaattttatacatctCCAACTTGTTCCTGTCCTCAAGATGCACCAATAACTGTTGATGTCtataatgaaaataacatttCCACACAGGGGCGCAATCTATTTGAAATTAATGTTCAAAATGTAATTGCTTTTCGAGAAAATGGGAAAGGTCTTGcagcaataaaaagttttgctaGATGCCTCAATATAGAGTTATTATCTGAACCCAGTTATCGAAACATAATCAGTCATTTGTGTAAAGCTCACAGTAATGTACCAAGTAATAGCATGGTAAAAGCAGCTGGTATGATTAAGTTAAACCCTGAAAATAAAGCTCATTTAGGCATCACAACATGTCGTGTTTCAGTAGTTGGTTCTTAGCAGAAGAGTGGATTTTCATCCCTTAATGGTTACGTTGCAGCTATAAACCAATGCAAGTGTATTGATGTTTATGTAATACAAAGTATTGCAGTCAGTGTCAAATTTGGAATAGAAAAAAAGGGTCTGAAGAACACCAAAACTGGCTTTACAAGCATCGGGTGCAATGGAGTCAACTGGTTCATTGGAGATTTTTTAGCAGTCAGCGTAAAAAgttcaaaggaaaaaaaattctgtcTGGTCGCggtaagataaaataattaactcaATGCAAAACTTTTATGGACTTGCCATCagacaaaatttaaatagcTTATACGCTATGAAAAAAGCTTTCTTAGCAATTGTTTGGCATTGCTGTGAAACAGATTTGTTCACCTGGATCGTCCAGTTAgcgcaaatataaaaaagatttagttaaTGGCactaacaattataaaaagaatataagttTACCATCATGGAGTTTTCAAGTTTTGTTACCAACATTTTTAGAACTCAGAAGTGATTTGTTATCAAGTGTCATTTGTTATCAAAGTGTCATTTGTTATCAAAAGTGTCATTTATTATCAAAACGTCTTCATGGACAAACCCAAAATGCAAACGAAAGCTTCAACAATATTGTATGGTCACGTTGTCcaaaaaacacttttgtaaCAAAAGATGTATCAGATATTGGTTTCAATTCtgctataatttattttaatgatggaACAAATGGTGTAAACAAGGTAATGGCATAGTTTGCAATTAACGGATGCAGATTTATGCAAAAAgctaatatattacttataataagTTAAGTATTCGATAGTCTGTAAAGTATTCGATGGTCTGTAAAGTATTCGATAATCTGTAAATAAGAGTAATGAGAAGactaaaaaaagacaataaaaaagaaCCAAGAAAAAAGATCTTCCAGATAACTCAAACAACAAAGATGTTGCTATGTTTCTAGTGGTTTTTAGTCTATGCTTCTGGTGATTTTTAAGTcgagtttttaagtttaagaagTCTATGTTCCTGGTGTTTTTTAAGTTGAtataattgtttcaaatatttttttgttttgtttctgtttttgtttttaaaagctttgcgtttttcctctttttttttgcaactttaaaaATGGATATCTCGTGATTGAGAAAAGATTTTTTGCTGAAATTTTCAGTACATGTTCCTTAACCGTAAAGACTTCAGATgtactaaaataattaactaagaataattttataacttttaaaaccccaaacacttgtttttttaatgtataatttgttaattttttttaatattgtgtccaatttgagattttttaatatttttctttagttttagtGGAAATAAtggataataatataaagaagctctaaacaaaaaattattgagtttcgaaaaaaattgatcaagaaacagtgttttgaattttttcagattttccCCCTTTTAACActgattttgatgaaatttgtcttaattatagttttttttttaatcaaatttttagttttctatATTATCCAAAAGCAAACTAAAGTATATATGAACCACTggaattgcttttattttttaaaaaacattttagatgcccattgtaaaaaatttatgtgcTAAAATAAGGTAATAGATCTTAGTTGAGAAAATTGAGATGTAAAAGGTGTTAAAGATTCTTTTTAATCTACTAAAGACTGAATAGTGTGAAGACTtcattctaaatttaaacatacatgaaataattttaaacgtttAGAAAAGTGTACTTTAACGCTGAAAGCAACTCTGTAATTACTTCTAATGAaagaagagtttaatttttttaagcattaacTTTTATATGCTGCatttcatatattatttttgtaattggcATCTAAAATGCTTAAATTGGATTAGGTCCCCTCAACTTTCTTCTTTGCCCCATTTTGAATTTAtagtaactttatttttttaattcataagcgcttttactatttttatagaaCAAATACtcgtgaaaaaaatttttttttgaaacgcGCATCTAAAATTCGTAAATTGGCTGATTATTCTTTTGTACTTTGTtcggatttaaaaaaaaaacttatttctatTGTTACAAGACAAATACTTTTGAATGAAAAAGGTTTCATTTGAGTGACACGACATAAAACCTGGTGGTCTCTTTGGCCATCAGTGAACTGCATGTTATACAGCACTGCAGCTGCTACCATACATTTAAGTTACAAACATTTTAGCATACTGCTGAAggtagttaaaaattaaaacgttCATATAAAAGAGTAATACAGAATCGCTTATATATTCCCCCTCCTAAGATATTTCTTCTGGGGCTTTCTTTATTTTTCGTAATTCATGAAGTATAATCAACTGTTAGGTAACAATATGGAgtcgtcggaacaacgtcaaaagCACTACTAGAATATTATCAACAAGCATTGGAAACAATTAAATACCGGAATATCATCTAAAACACCGGAATATCATCTAAAACACCggaatagcattaaaaaaaaaaaaaagaataaagtatattgacaagtttaaaattttattaaaatatacttgagaatttaaaagttgtaactatttcaaatttataGCCCGCTCATTTCGGGTACAAAGTCAGCCCGCTCATATCGGGTACAAAGTCAGCCAGTTCATTTCAgtacaaagaaaatataattatgtacTAATTTCAAAACTTCATCCTAAAAAATATGAGTTTTTCAGATGTTAACTTCAtcttttaaagttagttttagATATCCACTTTTAACATTTCACCACCCAATAATCGTGATCTTTCCGCTGCAAAAACAAGTCGATGTCCCCTCAGACTATCTTCGGGTCCGGATTTTACTAAATCTTTGTTATTGGAGGCTACAGATGTTACGAATGATTTCATTAGGTAATAATCAGCAAATCCATGACCAGACATATTTGTTTCTTCTTTGGGTCGCCGAGATTTGAATATTGATGTTTCCATAGTATCaaactgaaaaagttcaaaattattACCATCACAAATAATGCGACCTTTCGAACCCATTATAGTGATTTTTCTTGAGCAAACATCTTTAGTAAAAGCAGACATTGTAAATGATGCATATTTGCTCCCTTCAAACTCCATGTTAACAACTTGGTAATCGCACACGTTGTTGTCGGAATTATAAACACACCGACCATAAGGTCCGGTGCGTAATGCTTCAGTCATGTTTTCTATATCAGGTATGTCACATACAACGTGACAAAACATATCTGGAAAACCTTGTTTAACAGGACCCAAATACTGCCTTACTGCTGAGTATGGACAAACCTTTTCGATGCTACAGTCTAAGCATCTATCGCTAGCTTCGAGAGGTTTTTTAGTAGACGTAAAGTGAACTAGACTGCCAAATGACTGAATTTTGGTGCACTTTGCactcccaaaaaaaaatttaattagatcAAGGTCATGACAAGATTTTGTCATCAATGATCCAATATCACACACAGTTTTTCTCCAATTACCACGTACAAAGGAATGAGCAAAATGCCACCAACCAACTGGCTCTAGGTGCTGAATACCAATCAACTCTccttaaaaagattaaaaaaaatcacaccACACACacagaaattttgaaaattcatatatacataccaacttataaatattagttgtaaattatatgtaaaactatatataaaatcacaGAAAAAAGAACCACATATGTAGGAAGATAAAGAAAAAGCactcataaaaattaaattaaaatgaaaaagtataaaaaaatattttattgcttaaaattattactttaaaccctaatatataacaatttttgtaagattttttaataataataattttttggggaaaaaaaaatcagttttttcttctttgtacACATGTTGAAATACAAAAAGAGTGTTCAACATTATACTTAccatttttcttatattttacattaaaataaatcgAGTTTAACATTATACTTAAGTAATTCGAGTTTAAcattatactaaaataattcGAGTTTAacattatactaaaataaatcGAGTTTTAacattatactaaaataaatcGAGTTTAacattatactaaaataaatcGAGTTTAAAGTCATTATGCGTTAAATTAGGGATGCACTAAAccagtattttaataaaacccaAACGTTGGGCAGTAATTTATTGAATACCgaactaaagaaatttttaaaattattctgaacatttactaaaaatgtatttggagaaatgaaatgttttagacatgtttaaataagtaatacgtttaaataagtaattgtAAAAATGATGATTTCAAAGCATTGGCTCActgaaaattataaagatatttatattattgagaGACAAAGTTTATCCTTTTCCAGAACTATAATgagcttttatataaatataaatatatatatatatatatatatatatatatatatatatatatatatatatatatatatatatatatatatatatatatatatatatatttatatatatatgtatatatatatatatatatatatatatatatatatatatatatatatatatatatatatatatatatatatatatatatatatatataaatatatacagtattggacaaaacatttgtaaccaacatcgaacaatgctaaaaagtgttcctaattttacatgtcttaaaaacgaaacgaactatactaccacagcaaacagttcaggagtctggagtcatagcatgcatatatatatacataaatatatacagtattggacaaaacatttgtaaccaacatcgaacaatgctaaaaagtgttcctaattttacatgtcttaaaaacgaaacgaactatactaccacagcaaacagttcaggagtctggagtcataacatgagcaatcagctgacaggtgacagcacacaggcagaatatttttggtttatttcattttcttaagtctggttcgtgtcaacgtcacggaagttttttaatacttaaaggaagtatccagaagtttccagaagcatgcagaaacttccagaagtttccagaagaagca
This portion of the Hydra vulgaris chromosome 13, alternate assembly HydraT2T_AEP genome encodes:
- the LOC100198727 gene encoding uncharacterized protein LOC100198727 isoform X6, with amino-acid sequence MSVVGVAEPNKVRRMMFQKKYNLSNENVFSDWKEVVLKEKFADAVIIATLDDLHYEPCLAFSNLGYHILCEKPMAPTEEECEKMVEAAKQNNIILAIGHVMRYTNHYMTVKKLIDDGSIGELIGIQHLEPVGWWHFAHSFVRGNWRKTVCDIGSLMTKSCHDLDLIKFFFGSAKCTKIQSFGSLVHFTSTKKPLEASDRCLDCSIEKVCPYSAVRQYLGPVKQGFPDMFCHVVCDIPDIENMTEALRTGPYGRCVYNSDNNVCDYQVVNMEFEGSKYASFTMSAFTKDVCSRKITIMGSKGRIICDGNNFELFQFDTMETSIFKSRRPKEETNMSGHGFADYYLMKSFVTSVASNNKDLVKSGPEDSLRGHRLVFAAERSRLLGGEMLKVDI
- the LOC100198727 gene encoding uncharacterized protein LOC100198727 isoform X4, with amino-acid sequence MGNQSSLIKKEEKNTSNDVFLSNDAFLSNEVENEDTNIYQQIKVIVIGAGCRGNIYATYAIDFPDQMSVVGVAEPNKVRRMMFQKKYNLSNENVFSDWKEVVLKEKFADAVIIATLDDLHYEPCLAFSNLGYHILCEKPMAPTEEECEKMVEAAKQNNIILAIGHVMRYTNHYMTVKKLIDDGSIGELIGIQHLEPVGWWHFAHSFVRGNWRKTVCDIGSLMTKSCHDLDLIKFFFGSAKCTKIQSFGSLVHFTSTKKPLEASDRCLDCSIEKVCPYSAVRQYLGPVKQGFPDMFCHVVCDIPDIENMTEALRTGPYGRCVYNSDNNVCDYQVVNMEFEGSKYASFTMSAFTKDVCSRKITIMGSKGRIICDGNNFELFQFDTMETSIFKSRRPKEETNMSGHGFADYYLMKSFVTSVASNNKDLVKSGPEDSLRGHRLVFAAERSRLLGGEMLKVDI
- the LOC100198727 gene encoding uncharacterized protein LOC100198727 isoform X5; translated protein: MKFLSSKDVMYQKDSGCRGNIYATYAIDFPDQMSVVGVAEPNKVRRMMFQKKYNLSNENVFSDWKEVVLKEKFADAVIIATLDDLHYEPCLAFSNLGYHILCEKPMAPTEEECEKMVEAAKQNNIILAIGHVMRYTNHYMTVKKLIDDGSIGELIGIQHLEPVGWWHFAHSFVRGNWRKTVCDIGSLMTKSCHDLDLIKFFFGSAKCTKIQSFGSLVHFTSTKKPLEASDRCLDCSIEKVCPYSAVRQYLGPVKQGFPDMFCHVVCDIPDIENMTEALRTGPYGRCVYNSDNNVCDYQVVNMEFEGSKYASFTMSAFTKDVCSRKITIMGSKGRIICDGNNFELFQFDTMETSIFKSRRPKEETNMSGHGFADYYLMKSFVTSVASNNKDLVKSGPEDSLRGHRLVFAAERSRLLGGEMLKVDI